In Plasmodium gaboni strain SY75 chromosome 8, whole genome shotgun sequence, the sequence tttgaacacattaatatataatgtatttataaatatttactttatattcatatgtatttataaaaatatgttcttatatatattatactatacaaatattatatatatatatattatatatataatatattaagaataaacataaaaatattataaatgcacattataaaaaaaaaaaaaatcttttatataataaatattaatataaataaatatatgtatataatattgatattataataatatacatttatataaaaataatttaaacCTAAAgggtaaaaaaaataaaataaaaaaaaagtttataagtcatatatatatatataatatatgaatataataaattaatacatataaatatatatgatgtatataatatatttttattatgttttaataggtttattttattaccttgtatttttatatatatataaatgaacatatataataatatatatttataatttataatattatattttatgtgatatagtaaaaaaaaatatttatatatacatataatatatatataataatatattattataatacatatatatcttttttttttttttttttttttttttttttgtttatatattatatgaaatataagaaaaacCTTGATATGgatattaaattaaaaattttttttaattataagaaaaaaaaaaaaaaaaaaattataatataatttatatatttacattatatttatatatataataatagttTAAATTTTCTTGTCGATTTTTGAAGAAATAACTTTTATAAGAaactattaatatttatttttatattatatatatatatattatttatattatataaatatttaaatttttttttttttttttttttcattttttttatgtaattttacgagttatattatacattattatataaagaaatatatatttatatatattattatatatatatattatatattttttaatgttatatacatttaataataatactatATTATGAAATGTATATTGTTCTTAATAAAATGTAGAGATTTTTAAGAAGTGTTTCCTAAAAAtgcatatttttattttatgaaaatttacatatattatatatatatataatatgaaaaaaaaaaataaatagaattaaaaaattacagagatataaaataaaaaaattcGTGGGGAAAtaacacaaaaaaaaaaaaaaaaaaaaaaaaaagggaaagaaaagaaaagaaagaaaaaaaaaagaatatattatattatatatattacacatatgttaaacatttattttaaatatatgtaataacTTATACTTAagtattataataattacatattatttatgagtatatatatatatatatatatatatatataggtatttatatttgaatatatggatttatgtatatcctcatttatttttacatataataaaaataacaatgCATAGTGTTAAGAGCATCATATCATTAcaattaaaatatatatatatatatatatttatttatttatatatttatataatttatttttgaagaaaataaatttacaTGGCTTTTAAAAAGTGAATATATTGACAGTATACAATATTAAGatagataaaaaaaaatatacaaataaaggaatacacataaatatgtatatgtaaatattcatatttgTAGTATGTTCCTTTTATGtaattatttcttttgataataatatgatattatgaaaaaagaaaaagaagaaactataaggaaaatatataatacatttatcatatgtatatatatatatatattatatgtatatatgtgtaaaattttttttttttttttttgaaatattctgtatacaattttttgttagacgtataaatataaatatatataaatataaatataaatatatatatatatatatatataatctttatgttattctatttattataattttttttttatatttttttctttacggttgtataataatatcataatatatatttatatatatttttatataaaaattttttattttatatatttatgttaaAAAAACGAAAATGGAGTCAAGCAACATTGGTCAGATTTTATATGCTACCGTAGATCccaatataaatattcgTTCAGAAGcagaaaataaattaaagCTAGCTAAGGAAAGTAATTTCgttcaatatataaatcaatTATCTAATGAATTTTGTAAAAGTGAGAATGATCCATATTTAAGACAAATAGCGGGtttattaataaagaatGCTTTTACTTCAAAAGATAATTATGAAAGTGAAGAGAAAGCTAGGACATGGCTAAATTTTCCagaagatataaaaatggaattaaaaaataatttattagTTTTGTTAAGTCAACAAAGTGATAAGATAGTTATAGGTACTGCTTGTCAAATAATATCTATAATAGCTAAGATTGAATTATCACATAATAAATCATCTGAATTATTACATAAGTTagtaaataatataattgaaaaaaatgcttatacaaaaaaatcATCAACAGTATGTTTAGCTTATTTAACAGAAGATATTGCTGATGTATGTAATGATAGTAAAACAAAATATGCATTTACTCAACCTGATTTAGATTTAATATTAACAGCAATAATTAATTCTTTATGTGAACCTGCAGAAGAATCAACTCATTGTGCAAATATGaaagtattatataatttaatgTCATTTATTGAACATAATTTTAAAACTCAAGTTGAAAgagatataataatgaaaacTGTTATTGATGGTTGTAAAGATACTGAACGTCAAAGTGTACAAATAGCAGCATATGAAtgtttaataaatattgtaagttatttttattcttatttaGATGCATATATGTATGCTATAGGTCCCTTAACATGGGTAGCTATCGAATCAGAAAATGAAAGAATAGCAATCAGTGCAATTGAATTCTGGAATACTGTTTGTGAAGAAGAAACATTTATAGATCAATATGAATTACaagaaggaaaaaaaaatcataatataGTAAAACAGGCAATGGTATTTTTATTGCctaaaatatttaatgCAATGATAACACAAGAAAGTGAAGATATGGATATAGATGCATGGACATTATCTATGGCATCAGCAACATTTTTAGCTTTAAGTGCAcaattattaaaaaatgatatagTAGAACCTGTCATATCATTTGTAgaagaaaattttataCATGAAGATTGGAGAAGAAGAGATGCAGCTGTGTTAGCTTATGGTTCTATTATGGAAGGTCCAGATActgaaaaattaaaaccTTTAGTTGAAGAATCAGTTGGACAATTATCTGAAGTATTAAGAGATCCATCTGTTGCTGTTCGAGATACAGCTGCATGGACTATAGGTAAAATAACAACATATCATTCTGagattatatataatgtattaGGAAGTTATAATGATAGTAATTCTTTATATGgaatattattagaaaGATTAAATGATTACCCAAGAGTAGCTGCTAATGTATGTTGGGTGTTTAATCAGTTAGCTGTAAATAAAAGAActtcatataataaaatgacAAATAGTTATGTAACAGATTTAGATGATTCCTTTTGTGtattatgtaaaaaattaattgaTGTAAGTTCAAGAGAAGATTCTGATATACGAAATTTAAGAGAAGCAGCATTTAATGCTTTAAATGTAGTTATATTAAGTGTATCTGATAATtgtttaaaatatatgattgaattattatcacatatgatgtatttattaacaaatacatatttaaatCCACTAACGGAAGAAGTAAAATCATTACAAGGATATTATTGTGGAACTATGcaatttataattaatagATTAGGTAATCAATGTAAAC encodes:
- a CDS encoding putative importin beta: MESSNIGQILYATVDPNINIRSEAENKLKLAKESNFVQYINQLSNEFCKSENDPYLRQIAGLLIKNAFTSKDNYESEEKARTWLNFPEDIKMELKNNLLVLLSQQSDKIVIGTACQIISIIAKIELSHNKSSELLHKLVNNIIEKNAYTKKSSTVCLAYLTEDIADVCNDSKTKYAFTQPDLDLILTAIINSLCEPAEESTHCANMKVLYNLMSFIEHNFKTQVERDIIMKTVIDGCKDTERQSVQIAAYECLINIVSYFYSYLDAYMYAIGPLTWVAIESENERIAISAIEFWNTVCEEETFIDQYELQEGKKNHNIVKQAMVFLLPKIFNAMITQESEDMDIDAWTLSMASATFLALSAQLLKNDIVEPVISFVEENFIHEDWRRRDAAVLAYGSIMEGPDTEKLKPLVEESVGQLSEVLRDPSVAVRDTAAWTIGKITTYHSEIIYNVLGSYNDSNSLYGILLERLNDYPRVAANVCWVFNQLAVNKRTSYNKMTNSYVTDLDDSFCVLCKKLIDVSSREDSDIRNLREAAFNALNVVILSVSDNCLKYMIELLSHMMYLLTNTYLNPLTEEVKSLQGYYCGTMQFIINRLGNQCKPFLKPIYLSIFRLFEIRTDICEDALLACSAIINVMAEDFREHLKTFLNVIFKGLKNVSETSTCKICIEMISDICIPWTSEYEKEMELILECLWEALKTFGVHDSIKISILTVLGDIATALNRSFSKYLNFFANILSETSKITITSGSPDSDDWVNYVFELRDAILLTYSNIIYALIDGNEINKLKPYIPNILDFIELILIKEINHFNAQNFQNSVSLLGDLVHAYGYELIENSKLTDLIISVYGKIDILSSQGDEKCETCVSKIKWLKRICNARLSQK